From Paenibacillus sp. V4I7, one genomic window encodes:
- a CDS encoding carbohydrate ABC transporter permease, translated as MEQGSKMIRPIQKLFTYLFLGLGTLVYIYPLFWLIVNSLKKTPEIFERPWELPLHWLWGNYINAWITGGTGRYFYNSVLVTTVTLLLVLLIGSMASFAIIKLKWKASKGTLVYFLIGLMVPLQATLIPLVIFFSKLNLMNSQIGLILIYVAFALPTSVLVLSGFMSSIPKEIMEAAIIDGCTVYGVYWRVLMPLLIPALMTVGIINFAGIWNELLVVLTFINDANKMTLPIGLLSFQGQYATDFAPMFAAIVMTTLPSILVISIFNKRIISGITAGSLKG; from the coding sequence ATGGAGCAAGGTTCAAAAATGATTCGCCCCATTCAAAAGCTGTTCACTTATTTATTTTTGGGATTAGGAACGCTTGTCTATATTTATCCTCTGTTTTGGCTTATTGTAAATTCACTCAAGAAAACACCGGAAATTTTTGAACGTCCTTGGGAACTTCCACTGCATTGGCTGTGGGGAAACTACATAAATGCATGGATTACAGGGGGGACAGGCCGTTATTTTTATAATTCGGTACTCGTTACGACGGTCACTTTACTTCTAGTCTTACTAATAGGTTCAATGGCCTCTTTTGCGATTATTAAATTAAAGTGGAAAGCATCGAAAGGCACATTAGTTTATTTTCTCATCGGTTTGATGGTTCCGCTGCAAGCAACACTCATTCCTTTGGTTATATTCTTCTCTAAATTAAATCTGATGAATTCGCAAATCGGCTTGATTCTTATTTATGTTGCCTTTGCTCTACCTACATCGGTGCTGGTGCTAAGCGGTTTTATGAGTTCCATTCCCAAAGAAATTATGGAAGCGGCCATTATTGATGGCTGTACGGTTTACGGTGTTTATTGGCGAGTTTTGATGCCTTTATTAATACCGGCGCTTATGACGGTTGGCATTATAAACTTTGCTGGAATCTGGAATGAACTACTGGTTGTACTAACATTCATTAACGATGCCAATAAAATGACACTTCCTATTGGACTTTTGAGTTTTCAGGGTCAATACGCAACGGATTTTGCACCGATGTTTGCGGCCATTGTGATGACAACCCTTCCGTCAATCCTTGTAATCTCCATTTTCAATAAACGGATTATTTCTGGTATAACAGCGGGATCACTCAAAGGCTAG
- a CDS encoding AraC family transcriptional regulator has translation METKEHRMYHLRLTYEKLPVPGWKDIRNTTDVHSFYWIMSGEGEFTHSFDEEILKVQSGMLFYLKPGFTLTMTSSVEKPLYIRMLLFDAFDIPYENQTWLQPVHLDSLQLPFNKLYSPEQAVWIQEQFKQIGTLQSPDPHERQAEFQYVLSRLIHFMRDTNTSTDPYMKAFQQAKFWIETCYNRPLRMEELARTFHISVSQLRKMFMQQVGVSPKEYLNRIRNEKAKTLLLLTEEPMKAIATACGFADEFHFGKMFRAWNEVSPARFRSLNQSNR, from the coding sequence ATGGAAACGAAAGAGCACCGGATGTATCATCTTCGTCTGACCTATGAGAAGCTTCCTGTTCCAGGCTGGAAAGACATTCGGAATACAACAGATGTTCATTCTTTTTACTGGATTATGAGTGGAGAAGGAGAATTTACACATTCATTTGATGAAGAGATACTGAAGGTACAATCGGGTATGCTCTTCTACTTAAAGCCGGGTTTTACGTTGACCATGACATCATCTGTGGAAAAACCGCTCTATATTCGTATGCTTCTGTTTGATGCTTTCGACATCCCCTATGAGAACCAAACCTGGCTGCAGCCCGTTCATTTGGACTCACTTCAATTGCCTTTTAATAAGTTGTATTCTCCGGAGCAAGCAGTCTGGATTCAAGAGCAGTTCAAGCAGATAGGGACGTTACAGAGCCCAGACCCGCACGAAAGACAGGCTGAATTCCAATATGTCCTTTCACGATTGATTCATTTCATGAGGGATACGAACACGTCAACGGACCCGTATATGAAAGCATTTCAACAAGCGAAGTTTTGGATAGAAACCTGCTATAATCGGCCCCTGAGGATGGAAGAACTCGCGCGAACATTCCATATCTCCGTCTCCCAGTTACGAAAAATGTTCATGCAGCAAGTAGGCGTTTCACCCAAAGAGTACTTGAACCGGATTCGCAATGAGAAAGCCAAAACACTGCTGCTGCTAACAGAAGAACCCATGAAAGCTATTGCAACTGCATGCGGATTTGCCGATGAATTTCATTTTGGTAAAATGTTTCGGGCGTGGAATGAGGTATCTCCAGCTCGATTCCGATCTTTGAATCAGTCTAATCGATGA
- a CDS encoding response regulator translates to MLKDLLNNFSILAVFIFLSIEIFYSPRLKATSRWKFRLIAGLMHGIYGVILTFLGVHVTARHILDLKAIAILMATFIGGGISGFIATMIMIIGRTLIDPSVFFRISTLGLLIFAGTALTNHYIHGYWRKWTFLIMCPISVLFVDMVLIYHIPVARLVIPALLLHLGGGLFAAALIRYFLKAEELRSQVSHIQQELVDILRLQPGITFKLKKIHNQFIYSMVDGRLLRNLGLHPQDLLGRNIQSIKGFTTEFTTFVVGKFEEAWKGNKVAYEYQIKGKIAFTTLQPIFEGEQVVEVIGSTTDITERTAAERRIRESEARYRILVENSQEGILGFTKEGKITSVNQIVSLMTQATAADMLGKKITEFLPDAEQIRWDSHFQEVILNSGNVRFEMRIPSSTGELRDYCVTLSAYHDASGELEGIVGTVHDFTEVTMRHAADQANQAKSQFIAKMSHEIRTPLNGIIGLSQLLGKTTLSDHQKDYLYKIKSSSHTLLGIINDVLDLSKVEAGKLEVERTSFQLDELLKDLSSILSVLSDSRQIELIFNTAAELPNHILGDPLRLKQVLLNLCSNAIKFTSEGYVMLQIELEPHTSKEEIKLSFTVEDSGIGISSDRLAFIFDPFSQADGSTSREYGGTGLGLTISQHLIGLMGGSLAAESVEGKGSKFKFTLPFQVIELADPDEWDLTKEHITYQVLLVEDHPLMRSSLRDTLESFALIVSEVPTWKDMFERMKGLENEDDKYDCILLDMEIEDMYGIDTWNTFIESIQREQTLVICLTSPLGKEEMLKLPISARPDAVMVKPICRLELYQTLESLFNPHNQSPRSRRSLQAKSSRVSKKGRILLVEDNEINQQVAMEFLEEHGFEITIAENGQEAIGKLEIDEYDLILMDIHMPIMDGVEATAHIRQIPNYMNIPIIGLTANVVKQDHEDYIRYGMNDVISKPLDIKRLFSVISKWIELSTSIGASQTNTIHFYRHIEAIDWQAALARLEGKESILIVMLQLFKKNYTTFVEQLTLSIVDEDWKAVKRAIHTLIGVAGSISANRLHEAASYLELAVVQKEDFHDQLIEVAEEIERIITFIPNEAS, encoded by the coding sequence GTGCTCAAAGATCTACTGAACAATTTCTCGATACTGGCTGTTTTTATTTTCTTGTCTATCGAGATTTTCTATTCTCCTAGATTAAAAGCCACATCAAGATGGAAATTTCGCCTAATAGCAGGTCTGATGCATGGGATCTATGGTGTCATTCTAACTTTTCTTGGCGTACATGTTACTGCAAGACATATATTGGATTTAAAAGCGATTGCCATTCTGATGGCTACATTCATTGGTGGAGGAATCTCTGGTTTTATTGCCACCATGATTATGATTATTGGCAGGACGCTGATAGATCCTTCTGTTTTCTTTCGAATCTCTACACTGGGACTGCTCATATTTGCGGGAACTGCGCTAACCAATCATTACATTCATGGCTATTGGAGAAAATGGACATTTTTAATTATGTGTCCTATCAGCGTTTTGTTCGTTGATATGGTACTCATCTATCATATTCCTGTTGCCCGGTTAGTCATTCCAGCTTTACTTCTGCATTTGGGAGGGGGCTTATTCGCAGCAGCGCTAATCCGCTATTTCCTAAAGGCAGAGGAGCTAAGGAGTCAGGTAAGTCATATTCAACAAGAGTTAGTGGACATTCTTCGGCTGCAGCCCGGCATTACATTTAAACTTAAGAAAATTCATAATCAATTCATTTATTCTATGGTTGATGGCCGGTTGTTACGAAATCTCGGACTACATCCACAAGATTTATTAGGTAGAAATATACAATCAATCAAAGGTTTTACCACTGAATTCACAACATTTGTAGTTGGGAAATTTGAAGAAGCATGGAAGGGGAACAAAGTTGCTTATGAGTATCAAATAAAGGGTAAGATCGCCTTTACAACTTTACAGCCTATATTTGAAGGTGAGCAGGTGGTCGAAGTCATCGGCTCTACGACAGATATTACAGAGAGAACAGCAGCAGAGCGGCGGATTCGGGAGAGTGAAGCACGTTATCGTATCCTCGTTGAGAATTCACAGGAAGGAATTCTTGGGTTCACGAAGGAAGGCAAGATTACCTCCGTTAATCAAATTGTATCCCTGATGACCCAGGCGACAGCTGCAGACATGTTGGGCAAAAAAATAACCGAGTTTCTCCCGGATGCCGAGCAAATTCGTTGGGATTCCCATTTCCAAGAAGTTATCCTGAATAGTGGTAACGTACGATTTGAAATGCGTATTCCGTCCTCTACGGGTGAGCTTCGAGATTATTGTGTCACCCTTTCAGCCTACCATGATGCGAGTGGTGAATTGGAAGGTATTGTTGGAACGGTTCATGATTTCACAGAGGTAACCATGCGGCATGCCGCCGATCAAGCGAATCAAGCTAAAAGCCAATTTATTGCCAAAATGAGTCATGAAATTAGAACTCCTCTGAACGGTATCATTGGTCTTTCCCAACTTCTCGGGAAAACCACGCTCTCAGACCATCAAAAGGATTATCTGTATAAAATAAAATCTTCTTCCCATACGCTGTTAGGCATTATTAATGATGTTCTTGACCTTTCCAAAGTAGAAGCGGGAAAACTCGAAGTAGAACGTACCAGCTTTCAGTTAGATGAGCTTCTTAAGGATCTCTCCAGCATACTAAGTGTCTTATCCGATAGTCGCCAAATCGAGCTTATTTTTAATACAGCCGCTGAACTTCCCAACCATATTCTCGGGGATCCGCTAAGATTAAAGCAAGTACTGCTTAATCTTTGCAGCAATGCGATCAAATTTACTTCAGAGGGCTATGTGATGCTCCAAATTGAGTTGGAACCACACACGTCCAAAGAAGAAATTAAGCTTAGCTTTACCGTAGAGGATAGTGGAATAGGTATATCTTCAGATCGTTTAGCCTTTATTTTTGATCCTTTTTCTCAGGCAGATGGATCTACGAGCCGTGAATATGGGGGAACTGGTTTAGGACTTACGATCAGCCAACATTTGATTGGGCTTATGGGCGGGTCTTTAGCAGCTGAGAGTGTAGAGGGTAAAGGAAGCAAATTTAAATTTACACTGCCTTTTCAAGTCATAGAACTCGCTGATCCTGATGAATGGGACTTAACAAAAGAGCATATAACGTATCAAGTTTTACTGGTCGAAGATCATCCCCTGATGCGCAGCAGCTTACGGGACACGTTAGAGTCGTTTGCCTTAATCGTTTCAGAGGTGCCTACCTGGAAAGATATGTTTGAACGGATGAAGGGGTTGGAGAACGAGGACGACAAGTACGATTGTATCCTGCTTGATATGGAAATTGAAGATATGTATGGCATAGATACATGGAACACATTTATCGAGTCGATCCAAAGAGAACAAACGCTTGTTATATGCTTAACTTCACCGCTTGGTAAAGAAGAAATGCTGAAGCTTCCGATTAGCGCAAGACCAGATGCCGTCATGGTTAAACCGATTTGCCGTTTAGAGCTTTATCAAACGTTGGAATCCCTGTTTAATCCGCACAACCAATCTCCCAGAAGCAGGAGATCTTTGCAGGCCAAGTCTTCCAGAGTTAGTAAGAAAGGGCGAATTCTTCTCGTGGAAGATAACGAAATTAATCAGCAGGTTGCCATGGAGTTTCTAGAGGAGCATGGATTTGAGATCACGATAGCGGAAAATGGTCAGGAAGCCATTGGAAAATTGGAAATCGACGAATACGACTTGATTTTGATGGATATTCACATGCCGATCATGGACGGTGTTGAAGCGACAGCACACATTCGTCAAATCCCGAACTATATGAATATCCCCATCATTGGACTGACGGCCAACGTTGTTAAACAGGATCATGAGGATTATATCCGATACGGCATGAATGACGTCATTAGTAAGCCGTTGGATATAAAGCGTCTCTTTAGTGTGATTAGTAAATGGATAGAACTCTCTACTTCAATAGGTGCTAGTCAGACGAACACAATCCATTTTTATAGGCACATTGAAGCGATAGATTGGCAAGCTGCACTTGCCCGTTTAGAAGGAAAAGAAAGCATTCTGATTGTCATGCTTCAGTTGTTTAAGAAAAATTATACAACTTTTGTCGAGCAACTAACGCTAAGTATCGTTGATGAGGATTGGAAGGCTGTCAAAAGGGCCATACATACACTTATCGGAGTTGCCGGAAGTATTTCCGCAAATCGTTTGCATGAAGCTGCAAGTTACCTAGAACTTGCCGTTGTGCAAAAAGAAGATTTCCATGATCAGCTCATTGAAGTGGCAGAGGAAATAGAGCGTATTATCACATTTATCCCAAATGAAGCCTCTTAG
- a CDS encoding carbohydrate ABC transporter permease yields MDKMLRKVSTIAFFITPALFLYSAIVFIPIIASIYLSFFDWDVLNPMKFIGLDNYTRMFSDDDIFFITIRNVLFLLVTSLVIQLPFGFFLALILTGNVRGKDFFKLVFIMPAFLSSVAVGMMWTFIYHPQIGIINNLLDWLGLDSLKHLWLSEPKTVMWAVTAVVSWQFIGYTMILFIAAIQNISEEIYEAARLEGAIGWKLVWHITMPLLKPIIKVNAILISIGSLRFFDLVYVMTGGGPANVSQTLVGYLQKRSFGQLEYGYGNSLAVILLVMCLIVTFVINKLISTKDIED; encoded by the coding sequence ATGGATAAAATGCTGAGAAAAGTCTCGACTATTGCATTCTTTATAACCCCTGCCCTGTTTCTATATTCGGCTATTGTTTTCATCCCCATCATCGCATCGATTTATTTGAGCTTTTTTGATTGGGATGTTCTGAATCCGATGAAGTTTATAGGGTTGGACAATTATACGCGTATGTTTTCAGATGATGATATTTTTTTTATAACGATCCGTAACGTGTTATTTCTCTTGGTGACAAGTTTGGTGATTCAACTGCCATTTGGTTTTTTTCTGGCCTTGATTCTGACAGGAAACGTACGAGGGAAAGATTTCTTTAAGCTTGTTTTCATTATGCCAGCATTCCTATCGAGTGTCGCCGTGGGTATGATGTGGACATTTATATATCATCCGCAGATCGGTATTATTAATAATTTACTTGATTGGCTGGGGCTAGATTCACTAAAGCACCTGTGGTTGTCTGAACCCAAAACGGTGATGTGGGCAGTTACAGCGGTTGTATCTTGGCAATTTATTGGGTATACCATGATCCTGTTCATTGCTGCGATACAGAATATTTCCGAGGAAATCTATGAGGCCGCGCGTCTTGAAGGTGCTATCGGATGGAAATTGGTATGGCATATCACCATGCCATTGCTTAAACCGATTATTAAAGTGAATGCCATTCTCATTTCTATTGGTTCCTTAAGGTTTTTTGATCTTGTTTATGTCATGACGGGTGGGGGACCTGCCAATGTATCACAAACACTGGTCGGTTATTTGCAAAAACGTTCTTTTGGTCAGTTGGAATATGGCTACGGTAATTCATTAGCTGTCATCTTACTAGTTATGTGCTTAATCGTTACGTTTGTTATTAATAAATTAATTTCTACCAAAGATATCGAAGATTAA
- a CDS encoding CYTH domain-containing protein, giving the protein MSAEIERKFLLPAFPAAELDNNEITLVSKQYIYQTYLAFSEDQEIRVRQLVDSSGLSHFTHTYKSGHGLVREEIEYNISEPIYKQLLERTGLIPMEKIRTTVDVQGLHFEIDEYKQVDLLVVEVEFPDVEAARLFKVPSWFGRELGAEEEFRNKSMWVKLQTKP; this is encoded by the coding sequence ATGAGTGCCGAAATCGAAAGAAAGTTCCTATTACCCGCGTTCCCTGCGGCTGAACTGGACAATAATGAGATAACGCTAGTTTCAAAGCAGTACATCTATCAAACCTATTTGGCCTTCTCGGAGGATCAAGAAATCAGAGTGCGCCAGCTGGTGGATAGTTCTGGATTGTCGCATTTTACACATACGTACAAATCGGGACATGGCTTGGTTCGGGAAGAGATTGAATATAACATATCGGAGCCTATCTATAAGCAGCTGCTTGAACGTACGGGGTTAATCCCAATGGAGAAGATTCGCACCACGGTTGATGTTCAGGGGCTCCATTTTGAAATTGATGAATATAAACAAGTAGATCTCCTGGTTGTCGAGGTCGAGTTTCCAGATGTTGAAGCTGCGCGGCTCTTTAAAGTACCTTCATGGTTTGGGAGAGAGTTGGGAGCGGAGGAAGAATTCCGAAATAAGTCTATGTGGGTAAAACTGCAAACGAAACCATAA
- a CDS encoding response regulator transcription factor, whose translation MIKVLIIEDDIIIGQMISMYLSEDQFEVKQSVNGHDGLREIIHFQPHVILLDLVLPDYEGLELCGAIRGLSSVPIIVISTKTNIKEKVEAFNIGADDYLCKPFSMQELKARIKASLRMADIQVPACGVSEGTESESQYPDFTLDVERRLIVIKDQKIDITNSEFEIMKRFIHYPGRVFRRDELIDTLYRMGEIVNDRAIDVHITNLRRKIEQNPKEPQYIKTVWGVGYKFVHLSAI comes from the coding sequence GTGATTAAGGTGCTTATTATCGAAGACGACATCATTATTGGACAAATGATAAGCATGTATCTTTCGGAAGATCAATTTGAAGTGAAGCAATCCGTAAATGGACATGACGGTTTGAGGGAAATCATTCATTTTCAGCCTCATGTGATTTTATTAGATCTTGTTTTGCCAGATTATGAGGGGTTAGAGCTATGCGGGGCCATTAGGGGGCTAAGTTCCGTTCCTATTATTGTGATATCGACAAAAACAAACATTAAGGAGAAGGTAGAGGCCTTTAATATTGGGGCTGATGACTATCTTTGTAAGCCATTTAGCATGCAAGAGTTAAAAGCACGGATCAAAGCCTCGCTTCGTATGGCGGACATACAGGTTCCTGCTTGCGGTGTGTCGGAAGGGACAGAATCAGAGTCACAATATCCTGACTTTACTCTGGATGTAGAGCGCAGGTTGATTGTGATCAAAGATCAAAAAATTGATATCACCAATTCGGAATTTGAAATTATGAAACGTTTTATTCACTATCCTGGCAGAGTGTTTAGACGCGATGAGCTTATAGATACTTTATATCGGATGGGCGAAATCGTGAATGATCGCGCCATTGATGTACATATTACGAATCTCCGTAGAAAAATAGAACAGAATCCAAAGGAACCTCAGTATATTAAAACCGTCTGGGGTGTTGGTTATAAATTTGTGCATCTTTCAGCGATTTAA
- a CDS encoding glycoside hydrolase family 2 protein, giving the protein MKGAFPLIRTFQQHSLRHTRLLDGLWDFITDPGNVGIMEQWHAKFPSDSRKLVVPSCWNNELGYYDYIGAAWYRTYFDTAQEANIRLCFEGILHHADVYVDGHHLGYHFGGYTQFSKVIPHLAKGKHELIIRVDSTLDWQTLPTDIADWYSYGGIIRSVELQELPDVYIESLKIDYQLEGDTADIQLEVKLNSLSSVDSQIIVSASTEGLAFSESPVHIAAGQSSQLSLRGSLENIRKWDVGHPELYMFTVQAGEDDLIDRTGFRTIEVNNSQILLNGKALYLQGVNRHEEHPEWGFAFPPKLMLKDLDILTDMGCNIVRGSHYPQSQFWIDLLDEHGMLLWSEIPMWGCFMSKETLASPLFAERGLQMLDEMISRDYHHPSIIFWGAHNEIDTRTDEALTLTKKFVSKIRSMDTSRLVTYATMHPEEDIVLSYFDVIGINKYYGWYQGNVNGFRDMLQQYYQNAESQGASGKPVIMSEFGAAGIFGDAGWEPRLFSEDYQADVVQQALQIFREDPRIVGTLIWHFADIRVDVRSDRPYFRDRARSFNNKGLLNEYRKPKLAYRLVKEIYRSKN; this is encoded by the coding sequence ATGAAAGGGGCTTTTCCTTTGATTCGTACTTTTCAACAACACTCTCTACGCCATACCCGACTTCTTGATGGATTGTGGGACTTCATAACGGATCCAGGAAATGTAGGGATAATGGAACAATGGCATGCCAAGTTTCCATCCGATTCCCGAAAGCTTGTGGTTCCTTCTTGCTGGAATAACGAATTAGGCTATTACGATTATATCGGCGCTGCGTGGTATCGCACGTATTTCGACACCGCACAGGAAGCCAATATTCGACTGTGCTTTGAAGGAATTCTTCATCATGCCGATGTTTATGTTGACGGTCATCACCTCGGTTACCACTTTGGCGGCTACACCCAGTTCTCCAAGGTCATCCCTCATCTAGCGAAGGGAAAGCATGAATTAATTATTCGTGTAGACAGCACCCTTGATTGGCAGACACTGCCCACAGATATCGCAGATTGGTACTCTTATGGTGGAATCATACGTTCTGTCGAGCTTCAGGAGCTTCCTGATGTTTATATTGAATCTTTGAAAATCGATTATCAACTAGAGGGCGATACCGCAGATATCCAGCTGGAAGTAAAGTTAAACTCCTTGAGCTCGGTTGATAGTCAAATTATTGTTAGTGCCTCTACAGAAGGACTAGCTTTCTCAGAATCACCTGTCCATATCGCGGCGGGCCAATCTTCACAGCTTTCGCTCCGAGGAAGCCTCGAAAACATCCGTAAATGGGATGTTGGACATCCCGAATTATATATGTTCACGGTCCAAGCAGGAGAAGATGATCTTATCGATCGGACAGGATTCCGTACCATTGAAGTCAATAACAGCCAAATCCTCCTAAATGGCAAAGCGCTGTATTTGCAAGGAGTGAATCGACACGAAGAGCATCCCGAATGGGGATTTGCTTTTCCGCCTAAGCTTATGCTGAAGGATTTGGATATTTTGACCGATATGGGCTGCAACATCGTTCGCGGCTCGCACTACCCACAAAGCCAGTTCTGGATCGATTTGCTTGATGAACATGGAATGCTCCTGTGGAGCGAGATCCCGATGTGGGGCTGTTTTATGAGCAAAGAAACGCTGGCTAGTCCCCTATTCGCAGAACGCGGCTTGCAAATGTTAGACGAAATGATAAGCCGTGATTATCATCACCCTTCGATCATTTTCTGGGGGGCCCATAACGAAATAGATACTCGCACGGATGAAGCACTTACGCTTACTAAGAAATTCGTTAGCAAAATTCGCAGCATGGATACCAGCCGCCTAGTTACGTACGCCACGATGCATCCTGAGGAAGACATTGTGCTATCCTATTTCGATGTCATCGGAATCAACAAATATTACGGCTGGTATCAAGGAAACGTGAACGGATTCCGTGACATGCTTCAGCAGTATTATCAAAATGCAGAATCACAAGGCGCCAGTGGTAAGCCCGTCATCATGAGCGAGTTTGGCGCTGCAGGCATCTTCGGAGATGCTGGATGGGAGCCTCGCTTGTTCAGTGAAGATTATCAAGCTGACGTTGTGCAGCAGGCTTTACAGATCTTCCGCGAGGATCCCCGCATCGTCGGCACATTGATTTGGCACTTCGCCGACATTCGCGTCGATGTGCGCAGTGACCGTCCTTACTTCCGAGATCGGGCGCGGAGTTTTAACAACAAGGGGCTGCTTAATGAATATCGCAAGCCTAAGCTGGCTTACCGATTGGTGAAGGAGATTTATCGATCTAAGAATTAA